In Luteimonas viscosa, the genomic window CTGTTCGCCACCGTGTACCTGTCGCCGAAGGATTACCACCGGGTGCACATGCCCTGGACCGGCCGCCTGCGCGAGACGGTGCACGTGCCCGGCCGGCTGTTCTCCGTGGGCCCGGCCGCCGTGGCCCGCGTCCCGCGCCTGTTCGCGCGCAACGAGCGCCTGGCCTGCCATTTCGAGACCGATTTCGGGCCGATGGCGGTGGTGATGGTCGGCGCGCTGCTGGTGTCGGGCGTGGAGACGGTGTGGAGCGGCGAGGAGATCCCCGCCTACGGCGACCGCATCACCACGAAGAACTGGACCAGCGACGAGATCGTGCTGGAGCGGTTCGAGGAGATGGCCCGGTTCAACTACGGCTCGACCGTGGTCGTGCTGCTGCCGCCGGGGATCGCCGCGCTGGAACCGTCGCTCGGACCCGAGCAGCCGGTGCGCCTGGGACAGGCGCTGGCCCGCCGCCTGCCTGCCTGAGCCACGCCCGGCCCGCAACGCCAGTCCCTGCGCCAGCGCGCGAAGCCTTCCTGGCCCGACAGCGCCCGTTGCCTGCGACCATCGCCAGGGCTGCAATGGCCGCCGTGGCATCCGCGAGCGCGGCGGGCGCACACCTGGCCGGCATTCCGCCGGGGAGCGGTATTTCCTGTCCGGCCGGCGCTGCCGGACGGTGCGGCTAGCGACAGCCTTCGAGCTTG contains:
- the asd gene encoding archaetidylserine decarboxylase (Phosphatidylserine decarboxylase is synthesized as a single chain precursor. Generation of the pyruvoyl active site from a Ser is coupled to cleavage of a Gly-Ser bond between the larger (beta) and smaller (alpha chains). It is an integral membrane protein.) codes for the protein MSLLTTLTYALPHRLLSSLARSLAYSDSPRTRQWLIDTVTRRFGVDLSEAAESDPRAYATFNAFFTRALKPGVRVPDPDPGALLMPADGRISQCGQIEGGRIFQAKGRSFTAAELLGNAAAAEPYANGLFATVYLSPKDYHRVHMPWTGRLRETVHVPGRLFSVGPAAVARVPRLFARNERLACHFETDFGPMAVVMVGALLVSGVETVWSGEEIPAYGDRITTKNWTSDEIVLERFEEMARFNYGSTVVVLLPPGIAALEPSLGPEQPVRLGQALARRLPA